Proteins from one Physeter macrocephalus isolate SW-GA chromosome 16, ASM283717v5, whole genome shotgun sequence genomic window:
- the FANCF gene encoding Fanconi anemia group F protein: MEQLLQHLERFSEVLAVSRTTHVSTWDPATVRRALQWARYLRHVHKRFGRHACISKALERRLQNQWKQQGDSGPAPAPGLANFQALGHCDQLLSLRLLANTALGDASFHYLLQQLFPGPGVPDAEEEWLQGSLARLARRRAAIHMLRFNAYGENPVLQEDSLMKTQAELLLRRLQEVGEAEAGGPGRLLSSLWERSPQNNFLKVVATALLLPPSSPRHQEEELELGSPKTTGEEGQKLLRWLLGKSDVMVAFCRSLPAGLLTSVAGRHPELSRVYLGLLTDWGRQLHYNLQKGLWIGTESQDVPWEELLSRFQSLCQAPPPLKDEVFTALKSCKAQDGDFEVPGLSIWTDLLLSLGSSA, encoded by the coding sequence ATGGAGCAGCTCTTGCAGCACCTGGAGCGCTTCTCTGAGGTTCTGGCTGTCTCCCGCACGACCCACGTCAGCACCTGGGACCCCGCGACCGTGCGCAGGGCCCTACAGTGGGCTCGCTACCTGCGCCACGTCCACAAGCGCTTTGGCCGCCATGCCTGCATTAGCAAGGCTCTGGAGCGGCGACTGCAAAACCAGTGGAAGCAGCAGGGCGACTCTGGGCCTGCTCCAGCCCCGGGGTTGGCGAACTTCCAGGCCTTGGGGCACTGCGACCAGCTGCTGTCCCTGCGACTGCTGGCGAACACGGCCCTCGGGGATGCCTCCTTTCACTACCTGCTGCAGCAGCTCTTTCCCGGCCCTGGCGTCCCGGACGCCGAGGAGGAGTGGCTGCAAGGCAGCCTGGCCCGCCTGGCCCGCCGCCGGGCAGCTATTCACATGCTGCGCTTCAACGCCTATGGAGAGAACCCGGTCCTTCAGGAGGACTCACTGATGAAGACCCAGGCGGAGCTGCTGCTGAGGCGTctgcaggaggtgggggaggccGAGGCAGGGGGCCCTGGTAGACTTCTCAGCAGCCTGTGGGAGCGCTCGCCCCAGAACAACTTCCTGAAGGTGGTAGCGACCGCGCTGTTGCTGCCGCCGTCGTCTCCCCGGCACCAAGAAGAGGAATTGGAACTAGGCAGCCCCAAAACTACGGGAGAGGAGGGTCAAAAGCTGCTTCGCTGGCTTCTGGGGAAATCGGATGTCATGGTTGCTTTTTGCCGCAGCCTCCCAGCCGGGCTTTTAACTTCGGTGGCGGGGCGCCATCCAGAGCTCTCCCGGGTCTATCTGGGCCTGCTAACAGACTGGGGTCGACAGCTGCACTACAACCTTCAGAAAGGCCTTTGGATTGGCACTGAGTCCCAGGATGTGCCCTGGGAGGAGTTGTTGAGCAGGTTTCAAAGCCTCTGTCAGGCCCCTCCACCTCTGAAAGATGAAGTTTTTACTGCTCTGAAGTCCTGTAAGGCTCAAGATGGAGATTTCGAAGTCCCTGGTCTTAGCATCTGGACAGACCTTTTGCTGTCTCTTGGGAGTAGTGCGTGA